From the genome of Brevundimonas sp. NIBR11:
GGACCCTGATCGCGTCCCTCGCCCCGCCGCCGGACGAGGCGATGACGCAGAAGCACGGTGAGACGGCCTCGGCCCTGTCGGTCGCCTCCATGGCCGCCTATCGGGCCCTGGTCTACGAGACACCGGGCTTCGTCGACTATTTCCGCGCCGCGACCCCGATCAACGAGATCGCCGAGCTGAAGATCGGCTCGCGCCCGACCTCGCGGTCGAAGTCGATGGCCATCGAGGATTTGCGCGCGATCCCCTGGGTGCTCAGCTGGTCGCAGAGCCGGGTCATGCTGCCGGGCTGGTTCGGCTTCGGCTCGGCCGTCGCGGGCCAGGACATGGCCGAGCTTCGGGACATGGCCAGGGAGTGGCCCTTCTTCCGGACCCTGGTCCAGAACATGGAGATGATCATGGCCAAGTCGGACATGACCATCGCCCGCCGCTACGCCTCCCTCGTGCCAGACCAGGCGCTGGCGGCGACCATCTTTGGCGCGTTGCGGGCCGAGTGGGAGCGGACGCGGGACGCCGTCCTGGCCATCACCGGTCAGGACGACCTGCTGGGCGGCCAACCGGAGCTGGACCGTCTGATCCGGCTGCGCATGCCCTATGTCGAGCCGCTGAACCATGTGCAGATCGAGCTGATCCGGCGCAGGCGCGCGGGCGACGACGATCCGCTGGTCCGGGAGGGCATCCTGCTGGCCATCAACGGGGTGGCGGCGGGTCTGCGCAACAGCGGCTGACCGCAACGGCTCCGCTTCATGGCGACGATTTCATCAAGCGTCGCTTTTCGGCCCCGAGTTTCTCACGGCGGAGAAACATTGGGCCTGCATTTCTTGGGGGTCGCCGACAAGAGCGACGAACTCAGGAGTGCCCGACATGATCCGTTTCGCCGCCGCCTCGGCCGCCCTCGCCGTGGCCATCCTTTCCGCCGGCGCCGCCAGCGCCGCCTCCAGCTACCGCATCGCCATCGGCGACCTCGACCTGTCCACACCCCGGGGCGCGGCGACGTTCGACCGACGCATCCGAGGTCTGGCCGAGACCGCCTGTTTGTCCGGCGGGCCGCTGGACCAGGCCCGGTGCCGCACCGATTTCCGCCGGGAGGCCTTCAACCAGTTGCCACAGGCCTATCGGGACGATTACGCCCGGGCCCGCTCCAGCCGGGTCGTGGTCCGCACGTCTGACGCGCAGCGCTGATCCCAAGACCTAACGTGGGGTGCGGCTCAGAAAAAGCGCCGCCCGTTCATGGGTTTGAAGCGATTTGTCGGTAGGACGACAGTCCAACCTGGCAGTCCGCATGACCGAACACACTCCCGAGACCGAGTCCGACGGCATCGCCCTGGCGGCGCTGGAAAGCTCCGGCGCGGGCTGGTGGCGCATCCTCGATGTGGAGACGGCCTGGTGGTCGCCGCGCATGTACGAGCTTTTCGGCCGGAAGGCCGAGGACGGCGTGCCGAGCATTCAGGAGCTGTACAAGCTCTACCACCCTGACGACGCCACCCTGGCGGCCCGATCGATCATGAGCCTGTTCCGGTCCGATGAGCCGGTAAGCCTGCGCTATCGGGCCGTGCATCCCTCGGGCGAGGTGCGTCAGCATCTGACCTGGGGTCGGCGCCAGCCGCCGGATGATCAAGGGCGCCGCTGGCTCGTCGGCATGGTCCTCGACATCACCGACCAGGTCGATGACGAGCACCTGATCGAGGACAAGCGCGCTTTCCGGTTCGTGGCGGATCACACGTCCGACATGGTGGTGCGTCACCGCATGGGCGTGGGCATCACCTATGTGTCTCCCGCATCGCATGCGGTGCTGGGATATTCGCCTGCCGAGATGCTCGGCAGAGAGCCGGCCAGTCTGGTTCACCCGGACGACGTCCAGCGCATCCGGACCCTGTTGGCCGACCGTATCGCGCGCCGGGAAACGGTCTCTACCGCCGGCTATGAATATCGCGGCATCCACAAGGATGGGCATGAGGTCTGGCTGGAGGCCAACCCTCGCCTGGTCGTCAACGGCGCCGGCGAGATGACCGAGATCGTCGATGTCGTGCGCGACATCACGGCCCGCAAGCAGGCAGAGGCCGAACTGCATGCCGCTCGCATCGGGGCCGAGGCGGCATCGCGGGCCAAGAGCGAGTTCCTGGCCAATATGAGCCATGAGCTGCGTACGCCCCTGACGAGCATCTTGGGCTTCTCGCGCCTGATCGGGGCCGGCGGCGGACTGTCGGAGGGGGACCGGGGCTATCTCGACCTGATCCGCAGCGCGGGCGAGACCCTGCTGACCGTGGTCAACGACATCCTGGACTTCTCCAAGCTGGAGGCCGGCGCCCTATCGCTGGATCCGGAGCCCTTTTCGGTCGCTGCGCTGGGCGAAGGCGCGACCGCCCTGCTGCGCGAACAGGCCGAGGCCAAGGGGCTGACGTTAACGTGCGAGGTGGACGACGACGCGCGGTTGACCGGCGACGTGACGCGCCTGCGTCAGGTGCTGTTGAACCTGCTCAGCAATGCGGTGAAGTTCACGGCCTCGGGCTCGGTCCGGCTGACGATGACCACCGACGGTCGGGCGGACGGCACGACGTTGCTTCAGGTCAGCGTGACCGATACGGGCTGCGGTCTGGATCCGGCCCATATCGACCAGATGTTCGACCGCTTCACCCAGGCGGACGGATCGGTGTCGCGCAAGTTCGGCGGCACGGGTCTGGGTCTGGCGATTTCGCGCCGGTTGTTGGACATCATGGGCGGCGAGATCGGCGCGAGCAGCGATGGGGCGACCGGCTCGAGCTTCTGGTTCCGCGTGCCTCTGGCGACGACGCAGACCGAACAGACCGAGAGCGACGAACAGGCCGGCGCCGCGCTGGAGCGTCCGCTGCGCGTTCTTCTGGCCGAGGACAATCCGGCCAACCAGACCCTTATAGCGGCCCTGCTGGGGTCCATGGATGTGGCGCTGGACATGGTCGAGAACGGCGAAGAGGCCGTGCGCGCCGCGGCCTCCACCGCCTATGACCTGATCCTGATGGACATGCAGATGCCCCTCATGGATGGGCCTGCGGCGACGCGCGCGATCCGCGCCTCGGGCGACCTGACGCCCGTCGTCGCCCTGACCGCCAACGTCCTGCCCGAACAGATCGAACAGTGCCGCGCGGCCGGGATGCAGGGCCATGTCGCCAAGCCCATCGACCCGCGCGCCCTGATGGCGGCGCTCTCCGAATACGCCCGTCCAGCGCACGAAAAAGCCGCCGCAGCGTAAGCAGCGGCGGCTTCGTCTTTATCGACTGAGGCCTACGAGACCGGGAAGCCCCGGACGCGCAGCAGGGCGGCGACGTCGGGGTCGCGACCGCGGAAGGCGCGGTAGGCGTCGCCCCGGTCCGTGGTGTTGCCCGGCGCCAGGATGATCGACTTGAAGCGGCCGCCGATGTCCGGATCGAACACGTCGCCCGACTGTTCGAAGTAGGCCCAGGTGTCGGCGTCCATCACTTCCGACCACAGGTAGCTGTAGTAGCCGGCCGAGTAGGCGTCGGACGTGAACAGGTGATTGAACTGCGGCAGGCGGTGCCGCATCACGATCTCATGAGGCATGCCCAGACGGGCCAGCGAGGCCTTCTCGAAGGCGTCGATGTCGGTCGGCGGCGTCGCTTGGGTGTGCAGGTCCATGTCGACCAGGGCCGACGACAGATAGCTGACCGTTGCATAGCCCTGGTTGAAGGTGGCCGAAGCCTGAACCTTGTCGACCAGGGCCTGAGGCATGGCCTCGCCGGTCTGATAGTGCTTCATGAAGCGGTCCAGGATCGGACGCGACAGCACCCAGTGCTCATGCACCTGCGACGGATACTCCACGAAGTCGCGCGGCGTGTTGCCGTACGACGGGTAGGTCACGACCGACGAGAAATAGTGCAGGGCGTGGCCGAACTCGTGGAACAGGGTCTCGGCGTCGTCGAGCGAGATCAGCAGAGGCTCGCCCGCACCGGGCTTGACGAAGTTGTTGTTGTTGGAAGCCAGGATCGGCTTCGATCCATCGAGCGTCGAGAACGACCGGTAGGTGGTCATCCAGGCGCCCGACCGTTTGCCCGCCCGGGCGAAGTCGTCCGTGTAGTAGAGGCCGATCAGGTTGCCTGAGGCCTTGTCGGTGACTTCATACAGCTGGACGTCCGGGTTGAAGACCGGAGCGGTCGACTGGGGCTTGGGCGTGAAGACGAAGCCATACAGGCGCTCGGCCATGTAGAAGGAGGCGTTGCGGACCGCCTGAAGCTCGAAATAGGGCTTCAGCTGGTTCTGATCGAGGTCGTACTTCTGCTTGCGGACCTTCTCAGCGAAATAGAGGTAGTCCCAGGGCTCGATGTCGAAGCCGGCGATCGCCTTCATGTCGGCGACCTCTTCGGCGACGCGCGCCTTGGCCGGTTCCCACACGCGGTTCATCAGCGACTGGGCGGCGGCCGGGGTCTTGGCCATCGTGTCCTGCATCCGCCATTCGGCGTGGTTGCGATAGCCCAGCAGTTTGGCGCGCTGATCGCGCAGACGGACGATCTCGGCGATGGTCGAGTTGGTGTCGTTACGGTCGCCGTTGTCGCCGCGGTTCACGAATTTGCGCCAGACCTGCTCACGCAGGGCGCGGTCGTCGGCGAAGGTCAGGAAGGGATCGACGCTGGAGCGGGTGTTGACGATGACCCAGCCCTGCAGATTGCGCGACTGGGCGGCGGCGCGGGCGGCGGACTTGTTGGAGTCGGGCAGGCCGGCGACGCCGGCTTCGGTCGGAATGACCGTCCAGGTGTTCTCGTCGGCGACGACCTTCTGGCCGAAGGCGGTGAAGGCGTTCGACAGGGCGGTGTTGATCCGACCCAGCTCGGCCTTGCCGGCGGCGTCCAGGTTGGCGCCGGAGCGGATGAAGGCGTCGCGGCGGCGCTCGGCCAGACGCTTCTGCTGGGCGTTCAGCCCGTCGCGATCGGCGTTGTCGGCGACCGTCTTGATGCGCTGGAACAGGGGCTCGTTGAAGGTGATCTCGTCGCCGGCGGCGCTGAGCAGGGGCGAAACTTCGGTGTCCATGGCGTCATAGGCGTCGCCGCCGATGTTTGAGGTGGCCACGCCGTAGAGGTTCGAGGCGCGATCCAGCGGCTCGCCCGCCAGCTCCAGCGCCACGATGGTGTTGGCGAACGTCGGAGGCTCGGGGTTGTTGGCGATGGCGGCGATGTCGGCGCGCTGAAGCTCGATGCCTTCGATGATCGCGGCCTTCAGCTTGGGCGCGGTCATGGCGCTGAAGGGCGGGACGCCATTGTAGGGGCCCATCCAGGGCTGCAGCAGCTCGGCGCGCGGCGTCTGGGCGGGCAGGACGGCCCGGGCGATGCGCGCTTCCTCGGCGACGCTCGCGGGATCGGGCGCGACGAAGGCGGCCGAGCCGCCGCCCGCGCTGGCGCATCCGGCGAGAGCCATCAGGCTCGCGCCTCCGATGAGAAGCTGGCGTCTGTGCATGGGAAAATCCTGTTCATCTGACTTTGCTGAGCGGCACCCTAGGCCTCTGTCGCCTGACCGTCACCTGAACAGCAAGTAATCCCGTTGGACGGGGAAGCAAGGCGACGCTAGAGCACAGGCATGGCAATCGGCGTTTTTGACAGTGGCGTGGGTGGACTGACGGTCCACCGCGAATTGACCCGGCGGTTCCCCGAACGGGACTTCGTCTATCTGGCGGATCAGGCCAATGCGCCGATCGGTTCCAGGACCGGCGAGGAGATCGTCGAGATCACCCGCAACGGCTGTGAGCGGCTGTTCGCGGCGGGAGCCAGCGTCATCGTCCTGGCCTGCAACACGGCCTCGGCCGTGGCTCTGCGTCGTCTGCAACAGACCTGGGTGCCGGAGGCGTCGAAGCGTCACGGGCGGCCGGTCAATGTGCTGGGCATCATTGTCCCGACGATCGAGGCGGCGACGGGCCTGCCCTGGACCTATGAGGCCGAACGGCGAGGCGACAAGGTCGAGGCCATCGACATCACCGGCGTCTTTTGCACCGCCGCGACCGCCATCAGCCGTGTCTACGAGATCGAGATCGACAAGCGGCGCGAGGATCTGGCCGTCTTCTCCGAACCCTGCCCCGGTCTGGCCGGACTGATCGAACTGGGCGCCCCGGCCGAGGAACTGACCGTGGTGATCGGCGACCACGTCGATGCGCTTCGTCGCCGGATCGGCCGTCATCCGGACAAGGCGATCCTGGGCTGCACCCACTATGAGATCGTGGCCGATATCTTCGCCAAACACCTGCCCGAGGGCACGCCGCTGATCCATCAGCCGACGGCGGTGGCCGATGCGCTCGAGCGGTATTTCGAGCGACACCCGGAATACGGCCTGGGCCAGACCGGCCGCCGCACCTTCCTGACCACGGGCAAGACCGGGCCGCAGTCGGATATGGTCAGCCAGTTCTGGGGCGCGCCGCTGAGTTTCGAGGCGGCATAGCAACGCCTGGAGCGCAGACCTCCCGGTCCGCTCTCCCGATGTGTGACCTAGCCCTGAAGCGCCGTCTCGGACGCCGCGATGCGGCTGGCGGCGTGGACCACCGAGGCGATGCGGAGCGCGGTCTGGACCTGGGTGGCGGGGACGCCGTGCTTGCGCAGTTCGCCCTCGTGGGCGTCCATGCACGCGCCGCAGCCGTTGATGGCCGAGACGGCCGTCGACCACAGCTCGAAGTCCATCTTGTCGACGCCCGGATTGCCCAGGACGTTCATCCGCAGCCGGGCCGGGATGGTGGTGTATTCCTGGTTCTTCATCAGGTGCAGCGAGCGGTAGTAGATGTTGTTCATGCCCATGATGGCGGCGGCGGCCTTGGCCGCGTTCATTGCCTCGGGCGACAGCTTCTCGGCGGCGGCGGCCTCGATGGCCTTCACGACTGGCGCGACGCCGACGGCGTGGGCCGAGGCGAGGAAGCAGCCCCACTTCTGCTGGTCGTTCAGCACGGTCTCGGAGGCGAGGGAGCCGAGGTTCAGCGAGATGTCCTTGGCGTAGGCCGGCATCAGGTCGCGCAGGGTGTCGATGGACATTCTTGTACTCCTTCGGAGGCGGCTACCGTTCGCGCCGCGGGCGCTCACTACTTGAGCCGCTTTTGAATCTGGGAAGGGCGGCCGTCGCGCTCAAGTCGCGAGGCTCCGCGAGCCGAGCATAGCGCCCTAAGAAAGTGAGCAGCGAAAAGGCGGCGACGCACGCGCCGCCGCCTTCCACAAACTCAGAGAGCCGCCTTAGGCTGCGAGCGTTTCGCCGCCGACCGGGCGGTTGCAGGCGCACAGTTCGTCGGTCTGCAGGGCGTCGACGACCCGCAGGGTGTCGGCCGGAGCGCGGCCCACATTCAGGTTGGTGACATAGACGTGCTGCACGACATTGTGCGGATCGACGACGAAGGTGGCGCGCAGGGCCACGCCTTCTTCCTCGTTCAGGATGCCGAGCTGGCGCGCGAACTTGCCGCCGTTGTCGGCGAACTGCCAGATCGGCAGCTTCGACAGGTCGGCATGGTCGCGGCGCCAGGCCAGCTTCACGAATTCGTTGTCGGTCGAACCGCCCAGGACGACCGTGTCGCGGTCTTCGAAATCGCGGGCTAGCGAGGCGAACTCGGCGATCTCGGTCGGGCACACGAAGGTGAAGTCCTTCGGATAGAAGAAGATGACCTTCCACTTGCCTTCGAAGCTGTCTTGGGTGACGGCCTCGAAAGCCGAGACGCCGTTTTCTTCGTGCGAGTTGAAGCCCGGCTTCACGCCGGTGATCTTGAATTCAGGCAGCTTTTCGCCAACGCCGAGCATGTTCGTATCCCTTGGACTGATTGTGAATAGGAGCGGCCTGCGGGGGAGGTTGGCCGTCTGCGAGGGGTGAATGCGCGCCTCATCGGTCAAAGTCAAATAGATCATTCGATAGGTAGAGATAGATTTTGTCTATCCTCCTTATATAGAGATCGCCTATCCTACGGCCAAGATTTATCGATTTCCCTTTGATGGAAAAGGCGACCAACCTCCTGACATAACCATCCCAGGGAGGACATCATGATGGACGGTGAAAAGACCTCGAGCCCGATCAGCGACCCGAAGAAGCAGCCGGCCGCCCTGCGGTCCTTGCTGGGTCGGACCAATCGCGACTGGTGGCCGAACCATCTGTCGGTCGACATCCTGCATCAGCAGGGTCGGACCGGCGATCCGATGGGCGACAGCTTCGACTACGCCGAGGCGTTCAACTCGCTCGACTATGCGGCGGTGAAGCGCGACCTGACCGCCCTGATGACCGACAGCCAGCCCTGGTGGCCGGCGGACTATGGCCACTACGGACCCTTCTTCATCCGCATGGCGTGGCACTCGGCCGGCACCTATCGCACCGGTGACGGGCGCGGCGGCGCGGGCGCAGGCCAGCAGCGGTTCGCCCCGCTGAACTCCTGGCCGGACAACGGCAACCTGGACAAGGCGCGCCGCCTGCTGTGGCCGATCAAGCAGAAATACGGGGCCAGCCTGTCCTGGGCGGACCTGTTCATCCTCGCCGGCAATGTCGCGATCGAATCGATGGGCGGGCCCGTGTTCGGCTTCGGCGGCGGACGAGCCGACGTGTGGGAGCCCGAGAAGGACGTCTACTGGGGCACGGAGGAGAAGTGGGTCGGCGAGGAGGGTAACGAGACCCGCATCCAGCCCGACAAGGACATGGTGCTCGAAGAGCCCCTGGCCGCCATCCAGATGGGTTTGATCTATGTGAACCCGGAGGGGCCGGGCGGCGTGCCCGAGGCGCTGCAGTCCGCGCGGGACATCCGCGAGACCTTCGCCCGCATGGGCATGAACGACGTGGAAACCGCCGCCCTGACGGCCGGCGGCCACACCTTCGGCAAGGCCCACGGCAATGGCGACGCCTCCAAGGTCGGCATCAGCCCCGAAGGCGCCGACATCGCGCAACAGGGCCTAGGGTGGGTCTCGGGTCACGAGAGCGGGATGGGCGACCACACCATCACCTCGGGCATCGAGGGCGCCTGGACCCCCACGCCGATCACCTGGGACATGACCTATTTCGACATGCTGCTGGACCACGAGTACGAGCTGGTCCGCTCGCCGGCCGGCGCGAAACAGTGGCAGCCGGTCGGCAATCCGGACGAGACCCTGGCCCCGGCCGCGCACACCCCCGGCAAGCGCGTGCCGACGATGATGACCACCGCCGACATGGCCTTCAAGGTCGACCCCGCCTACCGGGTCATCATGGAGAAGTTCCGCGCCGACCCGGCCTATTTCGCCGATCAGTTCGCCCGCGCCTGGTTCAAGCTGTGCCACCGCGACATGGGACCGAAGATCCGCTACCTCGGCCCGGACGTCCCCGCCGAGGACCTGATCTGGCAGGATCCGATCCCGGCCCATACCGGACCGACCCTGTCGGACGCCGATGTGAAGACGCTGAAGGACGCCATCGCCGCGTCCGGCCTGTCGGTCGCCGATCTGGTGCGGACGGCCTGGGCCTCGGCCGCGACCTATCGCGGGTCCGATCACCGGGGCGGGGCCAACGGCGCCCGCATCCGCCTGGCGCCCCAGAAGGACTGGGAGGTCAACGAGCCCGAAAAGCTGTCGAGGGTCCTGGCCGCCTATGAGAGCATCAAGGCGTCGTCGGGCCTGAACGTCTCCATCGCCGACCTGATCGTTCTGGGCGGCTCGGTCGGGATCGAGCAGGCGGCCAAGGCGGCGGGTCACGCGATCGAGGCGCCCTTCACGCCGGGCCGCACCGACGCCACGGCCGAACAGACCGACGTCGAGGGCTTCAAGGTTCTGGAGCCCCGCGCCGACGGCTTCCGCAACTATCTGCAGGTGCGCTTCAACGTGCCCACGGAGGAGCTGCTGGTCGATCGGTCTCAGCTGCTGGGCCTGACGGCGCCGCAAATGACGGTGCTGGTCGGCGGCCTGCGCGTCCTCGGGATCAACCACAGGGATTCCAGGGACGGCGTCCTGACGGAGCGTCCGGGTCAGCTGACCAACGACTTCTTCGTCAATCTGCTCGACATGAACACGGCATGGAAGCAGGTCGACGGCTCGGCCGACGAGACCTTCGTCGGGTCGCATCGCGGCACCGGCGAACAGAAATGGACGGCGACGCGCACCGATCTGGTGTTCGGCTCCAACTCCCAGCTTCGCGCCCTGGCGGAGGTCTACGCCTCGGCCGATGCGGGCGAGAAGTTCGTCCGGGACTTCGTCGCAGCCTGGGTCCAGGTGATGAACAACGACCGTTTCGACCTGCCGGCGCCGCGCCTGCGGGCCGAGAAACTGGCCAGCTGAGCGTGGACGCGCCCGCCTCGACCCCGCGGTCGAGGCGGGCCGCTCCATAGATTCGATCGATGGCCTTTGCCTCCGATCAAACGAACGCCTATGTCGGCCGCATGCTGCCGACCCTGCGCCAACTCCAGTACCTGAAGCTCCTGGCCGAGCACGGCTCCTTCAGCCGCGCCGCCGAGGCGGCCCTGGTCAGCCAGCCGGCCTTGTCCGCCGGAGTGCAGGAGCTGGAAAAGGTCCTGGGCGCGCCCGTGGTCGAGCGGACGCGGGGAAATGTCCAGCTGACGGCCGTCGGCGCCGAGGCCTGTCGTCGCGCCGAGGATGTGTTGGCCCGGACCGAGGATCTGGTCGAGGCGGCGCGAAACGCCGGGCGGCCCCTGTCGGGGCGGTTGCGGCTGGGTGTGATCCCGACGGTGGCCCCCTTCCTCCTGCCTGCGACCCTTCCGGGGTTGAAGGCCGCCTATCCGGCGCTTCGCCTCTTTATCCGCGAGGACCTGACGCCGCGCTTGATCGCGGGACTGAAGGCGGGTCAGCTGGACTGCGCCGTGATCGCGCTTCCGTACGAGGCCTCGGGGATCGAGCACGCGCGCATCGGCGATGACGAGATTCTGGCGGTGGCGCCGGTGGGGCATGCCCTGGCCGGGCCGGGCGCCGTCGGGCCGGGCTCGCTGAAATCCGAGGATCTCATCCTGCTTGAGGACGGCCACTGTCTGCGCGACCAGGCGCTCGCCGCCTTCGATATCGAGGCGCCCAAGGGGGACGACGTCTTTGCGGCGACCTCGTTGCATACGCTGGTGCAGATGGTCGGTTCGGGCCTGGGCGTGAGTTTCCTGCCGCAGATGGCGGTGCGGGCCGGGCTTGCCGATAATCCGTCGGTCGTGACCCGCCACATCGCCCCGACCGGCGCCCGCGCCGTCCCCAGCCGCGAGATCGTCGTCGCCTGGCGCTCGGGATCCAGCCGGGCGGCGGAGGCGCGCCTGCTGGCCGAGGCCATGAGTTCGGACGGAGCATTGCAGAAAAGAAACTAGGCGATCCGCAAGCGTTGCTGCATCTGGCCGAAAGACACTGTTTTTCGGACCCGAAGATGAAGATCCCCGCCCTTTTGCTGATCGCCTCCGCCCTGTCCTGCGCCGCCTGCGCCCCCGTGGTTCAGGGCGGTCCGCCGCTCGGCCTGCCGCCGGGCCTGGCCGAGACGGCCTCGGTCGGCACTGTCTATGTCTCGACAGGCTGGGTGAACGCGGACGAGGATTTCGCCTCGACCTTCGCCGAGGAGGTCGACGAGGAGATGCAGTCCTGCGCCTACGGCACCTATCCGCTGGACCTGCGCATCCATGTCGACGAGGTGCGCCGCGCCGGCCGCCTTCAGACAGCCCTGACCGGCGAAGGCGAGCACGAAATCCGCGCCGTGGCCGAACTGGTCGATCCTCGCCGGGACAACGAGATCATGGGCCGCTATCCCCTGATCGTTCGCGCGGACGCCGGCGGCCGTCTGGCCGGGGTTCTGGGCGATCGCCAGATGATCGCATCGGAGGCGTTCGGCCGCGCGCTGTGCGACGCCGCCTTCGCCCGCAATCCCCGCCGACCCGGCCCGCACAACGCGACGGCGGGATAAAGAAAAGGCCGGCGGATCGCTCCGCCGGCCCTTCGATCTTTCACCCTGTCGCCAGACCTATTCGGCCGCGATCGGCTCCGAGCCGTCGTTGGCCAGGTTCCGCAGGACGTACGGCATGACGCCGCCGGCGCGCAGGTATTCCAGCTCGGTCTGGTTGTCGATGCGGCAGCGGACCGGGAAGCGGGCCATCTTGCCGTCCGACGGACGGAACAGCTCGACCCACAGGTCCTGGCGCGGCTTCAGACGGCCGGTGTTGGCGTCGGTCAGGCCGCGGATGGTGACGATCTCCTCACCCGTGAGGCCCAGCTTCAGCCAGCCGTCCTGTTTGAACTGCAGCGGCACCACGCCCATGCCGATCAGGTTGGAGCGGTGGATCCGCTCGAAGCTCTCGGCGATGACGGCGCGGACGCCCAGAAGGTTGGTGCCCTTGGCCGCCCAGTCGCGCGACGAGCCGGTGCCGTATTCCTTGCCGGCGAAGACGACCAGCGGACGGCCCTCCGACTGGTAGCGCATGGCCGCGTCGTAGATCGACATGGTGTCGCCCGACGGGAAGTGCTTGGTCACGCCGCCCTCGATGTCAGGCGTGATCTTGTTGCGGATGCGGATGTTGGCGAAGGTGCCGCGCATCATGACTTCGTGGTGGCCGCGACGGGCCCCGTAGGAGTTGAAGTCCAGAGCGTCCACGCCGTGGTTGGTCAACCACTGGCCGGCCGGCGAGGTCTTCTTGATCGAACCGGCCGGGGAGATGTGGTCGGTGGTGATCGAGTCGCCGAAGATGGCCAGGACGCGGCCCTCGACGATGTCCTTCACCGGCGCCGGCTGCATCGACAAACCTTCGAAGTACGGCGGGTTGGCGACGTAGGTCGAGGAGCCGTCCCAGCTGTAGGTCTGGCCGCCGGTGACCTTGATCGCCTGCCAGTGCTTGTCGCCCTTGAAGACGTCCTTGTAGCGTTTGGCGAACATGGCCGGGGTGACCGACTTGCGCTGGATGTCGGCGACTTCCTGGGTGGTCGGCCAGATGTCCCTCAGGAAGACGTCCTTGCCCTTCTTGTCCTTGCCGATCGGCTCCTTGGTGATGTCGATCCGCATCGAGCCGGCCAGGGCGTAGGCGACGACCAGCGGCGGCGAGGCCAGGTAGTTGGCCTGGACGTCCGGGTTCACCCGACCTTCGAAGTTGCGGTTGCCCGACAGGACCGAGGTCGCGACGATGCCGTTCTCGTTGATCGCCTTGGAGATCGCCGGGTCCAGCGGGCCGCTGTTGCCGATGCAGGTGGTGCAGCCGTAGCCGACCAAGTTGAAGCCGATGGCGTCCAGATCCTTCTGCAGGCCGGCGTCGGTCAGATAGTCGGTGACGACCTGCGACCCCGGGGCGAGCGAGGTCTTGACCCAGGGCTTGGGCTTCAGGCCCAGGGCATTGGCCTTCCTCGCCACCAGACCGGCGGCGATCAAGACCGAGGGGTTGGAGGTGTTGGTGCAGGAGGTGATGGCCGCGATCACGACATCGCCGTCGCCGACCGTGAACTTCTCACCGTCCACCGCGACGCGCGCGGCGTCCGGGGTGCGGGCGAAGGTTCCGGTCAGGTGGCCTTCAAACTCGGGAGCGGCGGTGGTCAGCTCGACGCGGTCCTGCGGACGCTTCGGACCGGCCAGCGAGGGCACGACGGAGGCAAGGTCCAATTCCAGGGTGTCGGTGAAGACCGGCTCTTCGG
Proteins encoded in this window:
- a CDS encoding M3 family metallopeptidase encodes the protein MHRRQLLIGGASLMALAGCASAGGGSAAFVAPDPASVAEEARIARAVLPAQTPRAELLQPWMGPYNGVPPFSAMTAPKLKAAIIEGIELQRADIAAIANNPEPPTFANTIVALELAGEPLDRASNLYGVATSNIGGDAYDAMDTEVSPLLSAAGDEITFNEPLFQRIKTVADNADRDGLNAQQKRLAERRRDAFIRSGANLDAAGKAELGRINTALSNAFTAFGQKVVADENTWTVIPTEAGVAGLPDSNKSAARAAAQSRNLQGWVIVNTRSSVDPFLTFADDRALREQVWRKFVNRGDNGDRNDTNSTIAEIVRLRDQRAKLLGYRNHAEWRMQDTMAKTPAAAQSLMNRVWEPAKARVAEEVADMKAIAGFDIEPWDYLYFAEKVRKQKYDLDQNQLKPYFELQAVRNASFYMAERLYGFVFTPKPQSTAPVFNPDVQLYEVTDKASGNLIGLYYTDDFARAGKRSGAWMTTYRSFSTLDGSKPILASNNNNFVKPGAGEPLLISLDDAETLFHEFGHALHYFSSVVTYPSYGNTPRDFVEYPSQVHEHWVLSRPILDRFMKHYQTGEAMPQALVDKVQASATFNQGYATVSYLSSALVDMDLHTQATPPTDIDAFEKASLARLGMPHEIVMRHRLPQFNHLFTSDAYSAGYYSYLWSEVMDADTWAYFEQSGDVFDPDIGGRFKSIILAPGNTTDRGDAYRAFRGRDPDVAALLRVRGFPVS
- a CDS encoding UrcA family protein, producing the protein MIRFAAASAALAVAILSAGAASAASSYRIAIGDLDLSTPRGAATFDRRIRGLAETACLSGGPLDQARCRTDFRREAFNQLPQAYRDDYARARSSRVVVRTSDAQR
- a CDS encoding peroxiredoxin, which gives rise to MLGVGEKLPEFKITGVKPGFNSHEENGVSAFEAVTQDSFEGKWKVIFFYPKDFTFVCPTEIAEFASLARDFEDRDTVVLGGSTDNEFVKLAWRRDHADLSKLPIWQFADNGGKFARQLGILNEEEGVALRATFVVDPHNVVQHVYVTNLNVGRAPADTLRVVDALQTDELCACNRPVGGETLAA
- a CDS encoding aspartate/glutamate racemase family protein, which translates into the protein MAIGVFDSGVGGLTVHRELTRRFPERDFVYLADQANAPIGSRTGEEIVEITRNGCERLFAAGASVIVLACNTASAVALRRLQQTWVPEASKRHGRPVNVLGIIVPTIEAATGLPWTYEAERRGDKVEAIDITGVFCTAATAISRVYEIEIDKRREDLAVFSEPCPGLAGLIELGAPAEELTVVIGDHVDALRRRIGRHPDKAILGCTHYEIVADIFAKHLPEGTPLIHQPTAVADALERYFERHPEYGLGQTGRRTFLTTGKTGPQSDMVSQFWGAPLSFEAA
- a CDS encoding carboxymuconolactone decarboxylase family protein, producing MSIDTLRDLMPAYAKDISLNLGSLASETVLNDQQKWGCFLASAHAVGVAPVVKAIEAAAAEKLSPEAMNAAKAAAAIMGMNNIYYRSLHLMKNQEYTTIPARLRMNVLGNPGVDKMDFELWSTAVSAINGCGACMDAHEGELRKHGVPATQVQTALRIASVVHAASRIAASETALQG
- a CDS encoding ATP-binding protein; translation: MTEHTPETESDGIALAALESSGAGWWRILDVETAWWSPRMYELFGRKAEDGVPSIQELYKLYHPDDATLAARSIMSLFRSDEPVSLRYRAVHPSGEVRQHLTWGRRQPPDDQGRRWLVGMVLDITDQVDDEHLIEDKRAFRFVADHTSDMVVRHRMGVGITYVSPASHAVLGYSPAEMLGREPASLVHPDDVQRIRTLLADRIARRETVSTAGYEYRGIHKDGHEVWLEANPRLVVNGAGEMTEIVDVVRDITARKQAEAELHAARIGAEAASRAKSEFLANMSHELRTPLTSILGFSRLIGAGGGLSEGDRGYLDLIRSAGETLLTVVNDILDFSKLEAGALSLDPEPFSVAALGEGATALLREQAEAKGLTLTCEVDDDARLTGDVTRLRQVLLNLLSNAVKFTASGSVRLTMTTDGRADGTTLLQVSVTDTGCGLDPAHIDQMFDRFTQADGSVSRKFGGTGLGLAISRRLLDIMGGEIGASSDGATGSSFWFRVPLATTQTEQTESDEQAGAALERPLRVLLAEDNPANQTLIAALLGSMDVALDMVENGEEAVRAAASTAYDLILMDMQMPLMDGPAATRAIRASGDLTPVVALTANVLPEQIEQCRAAGMQGHVAKPIDPRALMAALSEYARPAHEKAAAA